Proteins encoded in a region of the Raphanus sativus cultivar WK10039 chromosome 8, ASM80110v3, whole genome shotgun sequence genome:
- the LOC108820081 gene encoding LOW QUALITY PROTEIN: putative F-box/LRR-repeat protein At4g15060 (The sequence of the model RefSeq protein was modified relative to this genomic sequence to represent the inferred CDS: deleted 1 base in 1 codon), whose protein sequence is MDDKISQLPDELLLKVLLCLPTKVAVSTSILSKRWEFLWMWLPKLEYSYSSESKSWRLSPFIHLNLPLHKAPIIESLRLNFDVFDRGIVNGINNWVLIAVSRCVQELRVTLAFTHYKLANLAEVPSYLFTCKSLVILELTGKVYVHVPRTVFLPSLKFLILRRMWYSDKKSLHKLLSHCPVLEDLLVERNDDDNNRTFTLSVIVPSLQRLTLKISRGNHFEGLVINTPSLKYFKIMDYIEEYKLEDSSYSYYFEDTPKLEEADIESTYPDINKFVRSIRSVRRLSLCIRVNADEEALYHEGIVFGQLQHLKLCSCGPNWSNLLARLLKDSPLLRDLEVYLNDDHTYSRVDAPVPWQNQLDCVPTCLLASLETFKWTLVYGSQEEIDLVKYILRNARCLKAATILFRPSFCQQEEEKLEMAKQDLICIYVDIYLYAYCQIFFSNLDK, encoded by the exons ATGGACGACAAGATCAGTCAATTACCTGATGAATTGCTCTTGAAGGTACTATTGTGTCTTCCCACGAAAGTTGCTGTAAGCACAAGTATTTTATCTAAGCGATGGGAGTTTCTTTGGATGTGGTTGCCTAAACTTGAGTACAGCTACTCCTCAGAGTCTAAATCCTGGAGATTAAGTCCTTTCATTCATTTAAATCTGCCATTACATAAAGCTCCAATCATAGAAAGCTTACGTCTCAACTTTGACGTATTCGACAGAGGTATAGTCAACGGTATCAATAACTGGGTTTTAATTGCAGTGTCTAGATGCGTCCAAGAGTTACGTGTCACACTTGCATTTACGCATTATAAATTAGCTAACTTAGCTGAAGTACCGAGTTATTTGTTTACCTGTAAATCGCTGGTGATCTTGGAACTTACGGGCAAGGTTTACGTGCATGTTCCTCGTACGGTTTTTCTCCCCTCCCTGAAATTTTTGATCCTTCGACGTATGTGGTACTCAGAT AAAAAATCTCTTCACaaacttctttctcattgcccTGTTCTTGAGGATCTACTTGTGGAACGAAATGATGATGACAATAATAGAACATTTACATTGAGTGTAATTGTCCCGTCCTTGCAGAGACTAACCCTAAAGATATCTAGAGGAAATCATTTTGAAGGGCTTGTGATAAACACTCCTTCTTTGAAGTATTTCAAAATTATGGATTATATAGAGGAATATAAACTTGAAGATAGTAGTTACTCCTACTATTTTGAAGACACCCCTAAGTTGGAGGAGGCAGATATTGAATCGACATACCCTGATATCAACAAGTTTGTTAGATCAATCAGATCTGTAAGGAGGCTTTCACTATGCATTAGAGTCAATGCTGATGAGGAG GCTTTATATCATGAGGGTATTGTCTTTGGCCAGCTTCAGCATCTAAAGCTATGTTCATGTGGTCCAAACTGGTCAAATTTACTTGCCCGGTTACTCAAAGATTCTCCTTTGTTACGTGACCTTGAGGTCTATTTGAATGAC GATCATACATATTCTAGAGTGGATGCACCGGTTCCCTGGCAGAATCAACTGGATTGTGTTCCTACATGTTTATTGGCAAGTCTTGAGACTTTCAAGTGGACATTGGTGTATGGATCACAAGAAGAGATAGATCTGGTGAAATATATCTTGAGAAATGCTCGCTGCTTAAAGGCTGCCACAATCTTGTTTCGGCCGTCGTTTTGTCAACAAGAAGAGGAGAAACTTGAGATGGCGAAACAAGATTTGATATGCATTTATGTAGACATATATCTATATGCCTAttgtcagatttttttttccaacttgGATAAATag
- the LOC108822224 gene encoding extradiol ring-cleavage dioxygenase: MERVNQTFFLSHGSPTLSIDDKLEARQFFQSWSDKVFQHKPKSILVISAHWDTEFPSVNTVPRISTIHDFNNFPDPMYKLKYEAPGAVELAKRVRELLMGGGGMKRVDEDTERGLDHGAWVPLMLMYPEADIPVCQLSVQSSQTGTYHYNMGKALAPLKEEGVLIIGSGSATHNLKKLDFSITDGSAVPWALEFDHWLRDSLLQGRYGDVNEWEEKAPNAKMAHPWPEHFYPLHVAMGAAGGDDAKAEQIHTSWELGTLSYSSYSFTSSL, from the exons ATGGAGAGAGTGAATCAAACATTCTTCTTATCGCATGGCTCTCCCACATTGAGCATTGATGATAAGTTAGAAGCAAGACAGTTCTTCCAATCATGGTCGGACAAAGTCTTTCAACACAAACCCAAATCTATTTTAGTCATCTCTGCTCACTGGGACACCGAGTTTCCATCAGTCAACACTGTTCCCCGCATCTCCACCATCCACGATTTCAATAACTTCCCTGATCCCATGTACAag CTTAAGTATGAAGCACCAGGAGCTGTTGAGCTGGCGAAAAGGGTTAGAGAGTTGCTAATGGGAGGAGGAGGAATGAAGCGTGTTGATGAAGATACAGAGAGAGGACTTGATCATGGAGCTTGGGTTCCTCTCATGTTGATGTATCCCGAGGCAGATATACCGGTTTGTCAACTCTCTGTTCAATCATCTCAAACCGGGACTTACCATTACAACATGGGCAAAGCATTGGCTCCACTGAAAGAAGAAGGCGTTCTTATCATTGGATCTGGAAGTGCCACTCATAATTTGAAGAAGCTTGACTTTAGTATCACTGATGGATCAGCGGTTCCTTGGGCTTTAGAGTTCGATCATTGGCTCAGAGACTCTCTCCTACAAGGAag GTATGGAGATGTGAATGAGTGGGAAGAGAAAGCTCCAAATGCGAAAATGGCACATCCATGGCCAGAGCATTTCTACCCATTACACGTTGCAATGGGTGCAGCTGGTGGTGATGACGCCAAGGCAGAGCAAATCCACACAAGCTGGGAACTTGGGACTCTGTCTTATTCTTCTTATAGCTTCACTTCTTCCCTTTGA